Proteins found in one Cellulomonas palmilytica genomic segment:
- the mfd gene encoding transcription-repair coupling factor: MDLTGLLPALLADPAAAAALEAVPARGEVDVVGPAGIRPPLLAALAGAGGHVAGRPLVVTTATGRDADELADALRCYLPDDDVAVLPAWETLPHERLSPRADTVARRLAVFRRLANPTPERGPAGPIRVLVVPVRALLQPVVDGLGELRPVEVAVGDTVDMDDLTQRLADAAYSRVDMVEKRGEFAVRGGIVDVFPPTESHPLRVELWGEEVEEIRWFSVADQRSLEVADHGLWAPPCREILLTDAVRERAASLVPQLPGAIDMLDKLAAGIAVEGMESLAPVLVDRMVPVLDLVPDDALLVLADPERIRRRAHDLVATTQEFLEAAWTSAAAGAATPLDLSAASFATFAEVRALSQVRGLGWWTLSGFTLDAGADDESAAAPVRDTDGVETLVVAAREVERYRGEVARAVADVRELQRAGWRLVLATEGHGPAQRMVEQLKAADCPARLVATIDSEPSGGVVLVTPAPVGPGFVAEAQRLAVFSEADLTGRAGSSTRDMRRMPSRRRNVVDPLQLRAGDFVVHEQHGVGRFVELVQRTIGSGAAAATREYLVIEYASSKRGQPGDRLYVPTDQLDQVTKYVGGEAPSLNRMGGADWAKTKGRARKAVKEIASELIRLYSARMATPGHAFGADTPWQRELEDAFAYVETPDQLATIDEVKADMEKPIPMDRLVCGDVGYGKTEIAVRAAFKAVQDGKQVAVLVPTTLLVQQHYDTFAERYSPYPVTVKALSRFQTAKESKEILDGLADGSVDVVIGTHRLITGGVRFKDLGLVVIDEEQRFGVEHKETLKALRTNVDVLAMSATPIPRTLEMAVTGIREMSTLATPPEERHPVLTFVGPYEEKQISAAIRRELLREGQVFYVHNRVESIERVASRLNELVPEARIAVAHGKMGEHQLERVIVDFWEKRFDVLVCTTIVETGLDISNANTLILESADRLGLSQLHQLRGRVGRGRERAYAYFLYPPEKPLTETAHDRLQTIAANTDLGAGMAVAMKDLEIRGAGNLLGGEQSGHIEGVGFDLYIRMVGEAVAAFRDDVPEELPDVTIELPVDAHIPHDYIAHERLRLEAYRKIAVAADDTALREVHAELVDRYGPVPEAVDNLFEVAQFRQHARRAGLSDITAQGKFVRFAPVELPESAQLRLKRLYPGSVLKPALRTVLVPFPTTARIGGKPLHGRDVLTWCRQLIDAVVLNDVSAAAKVGTTR, translated from the coding sequence ATGGACCTCACCGGACTGCTGCCCGCCCTGCTCGCCGACCCGGCCGCCGCCGCGGCTCTCGAGGCCGTGCCCGCGCGGGGCGAGGTCGACGTCGTCGGACCGGCGGGCATCCGGCCCCCGCTGCTCGCGGCGCTCGCCGGCGCGGGCGGGCACGTGGCCGGGCGTCCGCTCGTCGTGACGACCGCGACGGGACGCGACGCCGACGAGCTCGCCGACGCGCTGCGCTGCTACCTGCCGGACGACGACGTCGCGGTGCTGCCCGCGTGGGAGACGCTGCCGCACGAGCGGCTGTCGCCGCGAGCCGACACCGTCGCGCGGCGCCTCGCGGTGTTCCGCCGGCTCGCGAACCCGACGCCCGAGCGAGGCCCCGCGGGGCCGATCCGCGTGCTCGTCGTGCCCGTGCGCGCGCTCCTGCAGCCCGTCGTCGACGGGCTCGGCGAGCTGCGGCCCGTCGAGGTCGCGGTCGGCGACACGGTCGACATGGACGACCTCACGCAGCGGCTCGCGGACGCCGCGTACAGCCGCGTGGACATGGTCGAGAAGCGCGGGGAGTTCGCCGTGCGCGGCGGGATCGTCGACGTGTTCCCGCCGACCGAGTCGCACCCGCTGCGCGTCGAGCTGTGGGGCGAGGAGGTCGAGGAGATCCGCTGGTTCTCCGTGGCGGACCAGCGCTCGCTCGAGGTCGCGGACCACGGCCTGTGGGCCCCGCCGTGCCGCGAGATCCTGCTGACCGACGCGGTGCGGGAGCGGGCGGCCTCGCTCGTGCCGCAGCTGCCGGGTGCGATCGACATGCTCGACAAGCTCGCGGCGGGCATCGCGGTCGAGGGCATGGAGTCCCTCGCGCCCGTGCTGGTCGACCGCATGGTCCCGGTGCTGGACCTCGTGCCCGACGACGCGCTGCTGGTGCTCGCCGACCCCGAGCGCATCCGGCGGCGCGCGCACGACCTCGTCGCTACCACGCAGGAGTTCCTCGAGGCCGCGTGGACGTCGGCCGCGGCCGGTGCCGCGACGCCGCTCGACCTGTCCGCCGCGTCGTTCGCGACGTTCGCGGAGGTCCGCGCGCTCTCGCAGGTGCGCGGGCTGGGCTGGTGGACGCTGTCCGGCTTCACGCTCGACGCGGGGGCCGACGACGAGAGCGCCGCCGCACCCGTGCGCGACACCGACGGCGTGGAGACGCTCGTCGTCGCCGCCCGCGAGGTCGAGCGCTACCGCGGCGAGGTCGCGCGCGCCGTCGCCGACGTGCGCGAGCTGCAGCGCGCCGGCTGGCGGCTCGTGCTCGCGACCGAGGGGCACGGCCCCGCGCAGCGCATGGTCGAGCAGCTCAAGGCCGCCGACTGCCCCGCGCGGCTCGTCGCGACCATCGACTCCGAGCCGTCCGGCGGCGTCGTGCTCGTCACGCCCGCGCCCGTCGGACCCGGCTTCGTCGCCGAGGCCCAGCGCCTCGCGGTGTTCTCCGAGGCGGACCTCACCGGGCGCGCGGGCTCGTCCACGCGCGACATGCGCCGCATGCCGAGCCGGCGCCGCAACGTCGTCGACCCGCTCCAGCTGCGCGCGGGCGACTTCGTCGTGCACGAGCAGCACGGCGTCGGGCGGTTCGTCGAGCTCGTGCAGCGCACCATCGGCTCCGGCGCGGCCGCCGCGACGCGCGAGTACCTCGTCATCGAGTACGCGTCGTCCAAGCGCGGGCAGCCCGGCGACCGCCTGTACGTGCCCACCGACCAGCTCGACCAGGTCACCAAGTACGTCGGAGGCGAGGCGCCCAGCCTCAACCGCATGGGCGGCGCGGACTGGGCCAAGACCAAGGGCCGTGCGCGCAAGGCCGTCAAGGAGATCGCGTCCGAGCTCATCCGCCTGTACTCGGCGCGCATGGCGACGCCCGGGCACGCGTTCGGCGCGGACACCCCGTGGCAGCGCGAGCTCGAGGACGCGTTCGCGTACGTCGAGACCCCGGACCAGCTCGCCACGATCGACGAGGTCAAGGCCGACATGGAGAAACCGATCCCCATGGACCGGCTCGTGTGCGGCGACGTCGGCTACGGCAAGACCGAGATCGCCGTGCGCGCCGCGTTCAAGGCCGTGCAGGACGGCAAGCAGGTCGCCGTACTCGTCCCGACGACCCTGCTCGTCCAGCAGCACTACGACACGTTCGCCGAGCGGTACTCGCCGTACCCCGTGACCGTGAAGGCCCTGTCGCGGTTCCAGACCGCCAAGGAGAGCAAGGAGATCCTCGACGGCCTGGCCGACGGGTCCGTCGACGTCGTCATCGGCACGCACCGCCTCATCACCGGCGGCGTGCGGTTCAAGGACCTCGGGCTCGTCGTCATCGACGAGGAGCAGCGGTTCGGCGTCGAGCACAAGGAGACGCTCAAGGCGCTGCGCACCAACGTCGACGTCCTCGCGATGTCCGCCACCCCGATCCCGCGCACGCTCGAGATGGCCGTCACCGGCATCCGCGAGATGTCCACGCTCGCGACCCCGCCGGAGGAGCGGCACCCCGTGCTCACGTTCGTCGGACCGTACGAGGAGAAGCAGATCTCCGCGGCCATCCGACGTGAGCTGCTGCGCGAGGGCCAGGTGTTCTACGTGCACAACCGCGTCGAGTCCATCGAACGGGTCGCGTCCCGGCTCAACGAGCTCGTGCCCGAGGCCCGCATCGCCGTCGCGCACGGGAAGATGGGCGAGCACCAGCTCGAGCGCGTCATCGTCGACTTCTGGGAGAAGAGGTTCGACGTCCTGGTCTGCACGACGATCGTCGAGACCGGCCTCGACATCTCCAACGCGAACACCCTCATCCTTGAGAGCGCCGACCGCCTCGGCCTGTCCCAGCTGCACCAGCTGCGCGGCCGCGTCGGCCGTGGCCGTGAACGCGCCTACGCCTACTTCCTGTACCCGCCGGAGAAGCCGCTCACCGAGACCGCGCACGACCGGCTGCAGACCATCGCCGCGAACACCGACCTCGGCGCCGGCATGGCGGTGGCCATGAAGGACCTCGAGATCCGCGGCGCCGGGAACCTGCTCGGCGGCGAGCAGTCCGGGCACATCGAGGGCGTCGGCTTCGACCTGTACATCCGGATGGTCGGCGAGGCCGTCGCCGCGTTCCGCGACGACGTGCCCGAGGAGCTGCCCGACGTCACCATCGAGCTGCCCGTCGACGCGCACATCCCGCACGACTACATCGCGCACGAGCGCCTGCGCCTCGAGGCGTACCGCAAGATCGCCGTCGCCGCCGACGACACCGCGCTGCGCGAGGTCCACGCCGAGCTCGTCGACCGCTACGGGCCCGTGCCCGAGGCCGTCGACAACCTGTTCGAGGTCGCGCAGTTCCGCCAGCACGCCCGACGAGCGGGTCTGTCGGACATCACCGCGCAGGGCAAGTTCGTGCGCTTCGCGCCCGTCGAGCTGCCCGAGTCCGCGCAGCTGCGGCTCAAGCGCCTCTACCCGGGGTCGGTGCTCAAGCCCGCGCTGCGCACCGTGCTCGTCCCGTTCCCGACGACCGCACGCATCGGCGGCAAGCCGCTGCACGGCCGCGACGTCCTGACCTGGTGCCGTCAGCTCATCGACGCGGTGGTCCTCAACGACGTCTCCGCCGCCGCGAAGGTGGGCACGACCCGCTGA
- a CDS encoding YegP family protein, with translation MKFEIVKSDNGKWFFRIVAQNGNVLAHSQQYTEKASAKSTVESIKKNAADAAVVEA, from the coding sequence ATGAAGTTCGAGATCGTCAAGAGCGACAACGGCAAGTGGTTCTTCCGGATCGTCGCGCAGAACGGCAACGTCCTCGCCCACAGCCAGCAGTACACGGAGAAGGCGTCGGCGAAGTCGACGGTCGAGTCGATCAAGAAGAACGCGGCGGACGCCGCCGTCGTCGAGGCGTGA
- a CDS encoding ATP-binding cassette domain-containing protein: MVVLEDVIVRRGRFELGPVNAEFPVGVTALLGANGAGKSTLMGAVVGVLAPARGRVDVREGRGVGAVPGYLPQDFDAPRRVRVVDYLRFVAWCRSSRRSPIADGDVATALRAVGLEDRAGWRFGALSGGMRRRVGVAQALLGSPSVVVLDEPTVGLDPVQRMELRDLIATLGRDRSVIVSTHLAEDVAAVAERVVILAEGTEVFQGTVMALAERGGHDGVTSEAVERGFLSVLGARVPA, encoded by the coding sequence ATGGTCGTGCTCGAGGACGTGATCGTCCGACGAGGCAGGTTCGAGCTCGGACCTGTGAACGCGGAGTTCCCGGTAGGGGTCACGGCGCTGCTCGGTGCGAACGGAGCGGGCAAGTCGACGCTCATGGGCGCCGTCGTCGGCGTCCTGGCGCCCGCTCGGGGGCGCGTCGATGTCCGCGAGGGACGGGGGGTCGGGGCCGTACCCGGATACCTGCCACAGGACTTCGACGCACCACGCCGGGTGCGCGTCGTGGACTACTTGAGGTTCGTGGCCTGGTGCCGAAGCAGTCGTCGGAGCCCGATCGCTGATGGAGACGTCGCGACCGCCCTGCGAGCGGTCGGCCTCGAGGACCGTGCAGGCTGGCGCTTCGGTGCACTGTCGGGCGGGATGCGGCGGAGGGTCGGCGTCGCACAGGCTCTGCTCGGATCTCCGAGCGTGGTCGTGCTCGACGAACCGACGGTCGGGCTCGACCCGGTGCAACGCATGGAGCTGCGCGATCTCATCGCGACTCTCGGGCGTGACCGTTCGGTCATCGTCTCGACGCACCTCGCCGAAGACGTGGCGGCCGTGGCGGAGCGTGTGGTGATTCTCGCCGAGGGCACAGAGGTCTTTCAGGGCACCGTCATGGCGCTCGCAGAGCGCGGAGGGCACGACGGTGTGACGTCGGAGGCCGT